In one window of Catalinimonas alkaloidigena DNA:
- a CDS encoding T9SS type A sorting domain-containing protein: MKSTLMARYKKNYHTVVTRMLWLTICMLPGIFSTNVAAQSFTEFSDYFEDGNITANPAWTASLATSNFAVTTTNAISGAYSLAGANNSDYLYRQIGTNVTMNGASGRPVVWEFIYRDTQAGAGLATAPNIFGNNAARVWLMANNSNVASATTNGYLIQQKSDGKFYLQKSASGTITNITSGYTGSGTTHSIKITKSKAGEFRVYIDPGTGGASTLRMTVTDATVLNTAGNVYTAIHSSTAGGVTHNNRFLFDNVAVYTPQLQASHITSGLTNLDLEEGSTNQPVFGVTLTAQINTTLTAMQFGLSENMVNYLSEARLYRSSDAVYDSGTDVLVGTLTGPTTQLNFTGLSESLSSTPTHYFIVVDVKSAIPSPPTAELEIYLTHAGLTDSEGLAVFPFWYTGRAYGFSKAYDNIGSGNWETDVTWNPARAQPFRTDVLRFNGTAATTVGGTASDTISQLLITNGSFPTFEYADTVLITGFLQIDATSSLTINSSSTVIQLASSATAEINGTLTVNGGVFDFGDAQVSFGGSGVQPLGGSGTYRFGSGGAVTVQAGAELVLNTDISFEGLFYLFGDLDIGANTLTMSGLFSSAGNLKGGASSNLILAGSGGGIGTIVFDPGSAQLNNLTMDRTSFGFAFLGNDLTVHQLNMLNGYLLLGSYNLTVEAGGTITGGSNDSYVYSIDQPSEAGVGFFQATPAVGVETLFPIGSGGYYTPLAITNDGTLNEFKVRSFSGIYEQGTSGALVSWYNNAIRYTWQVEPTAGNTGSGADIALKLFWYPDAQGGEMDLASAGMGRYSAAISLDWENLPTATQNLASAPYWISTSGLTTFSKFSIGGDLTPLPITLRDFRGHVEGHTAHLMWQTATEINNAGFYIERSYDGVEYRRIGFVAGAGNANAPQTYRFADPACYQAAYYRLEQVDFDGSAERYAPIFLAPIFAETLKAQLYPNPGRGAAFTIQYECAQPSPLELRIHDAQGRPQGIYQYTEPQPAGEWRIETGDLAPGVYFVQLRDKHTVWQTRYIKL, translated from the coding sequence ATGAAATCTACGCTAATGGCTCGCTATAAAAAGAACTATCATACCGTCGTTACACGCATGTTGTGGCTGACGATATGTATGCTTCCGGGGATCTTTTCGACAAACGTGGCTGCGCAATCGTTTACGGAGTTCTCCGACTATTTTGAAGACGGAAACATCACTGCCAATCCAGCCTGGACTGCATCGCTTGCGACAAGCAACTTTGCCGTGACCACTACGAATGCAATTAGCGGTGCGTACTCGTTGGCAGGTGCCAACAACTCCGACTACCTCTACCGACAAATCGGTACCAACGTTACGATGAACGGCGCCTCCGGTCGGCCGGTTGTCTGGGAATTCATCTACCGCGATACGCAAGCGGGTGCCGGCCTGGCCACCGCTCCCAACATTTTTGGGAACAATGCGGCACGCGTGTGGTTGATGGCCAACAACAGCAACGTCGCTTCAGCCACTACCAATGGGTACCTGATCCAGCAGAAGAGTGATGGCAAGTTTTACCTGCAAAAGAGCGCTTCTGGTACGATCACCAACATCACTTCTGGCTATACGGGGAGTGGTACCACCCATTCGATCAAGATCACCAAAAGCAAGGCCGGCGAATTTAGAGTCTACATCGATCCGGGAACGGGCGGCGCTTCCACCCTGCGGATGACCGTAACAGACGCTACGGTACTGAATACCGCCGGCAATGTATATACGGCCATTCACAGTAGCACCGCCGGAGGCGTGACCCACAACAACCGTTTTTTGTTTGACAACGTTGCGGTCTACACGCCACAGTTACAAGCCTCGCACATCACTTCCGGTCTCACCAATCTGGATCTGGAGGAAGGTTCTACCAATCAACCCGTTTTCGGCGTAACCCTGACGGCACAGATCAACACCACGTTAACTGCCATGCAGTTCGGGCTTTCTGAAAATATGGTTAACTACCTTTCGGAGGCGCGTTTGTATCGCTCTTCCGATGCTGTGTATGACAGTGGGACGGATGTTTTAGTGGGTACCCTTACGGGGCCTACTACGCAACTGAACTTTACTGGCTTGAGCGAGTCGCTGTCCAGTACACCGACACACTACTTTATTGTTGTCGATGTCAAAAGTGCCATTCCCTCACCTCCTACGGCAGAGCTGGAAATCTACCTGACGCATGCTGGTCTGACCGATTCGGAGGGGCTGGCCGTATTTCCGTTCTGGTATACCGGCAGAGCATACGGATTCTCAAAAGCGTATGACAACATTGGCAGCGGCAACTGGGAAACCGATGTGACCTGGAACCCTGCACGTGCGCAGCCTTTCCGGACGGATGTATTGCGCTTCAACGGCACGGCCGCTACCACCGTGGGGGGGACTGCTTCGGATACCATCAGCCAGTTGCTGATCACCAATGGCTCGTTTCCTACGTTCGAGTATGCCGATACCGTGTTGATTACAGGGTTCCTGCAGATTGATGCTACCTCTTCGCTAACCATCAACAGCAGCAGTACGGTGATCCAACTGGCGTCTAGCGCGACGGCAGAAATTAATGGCACCCTTACCGTCAACGGAGGGGTCTTCGATTTTGGTGATGCCCAGGTGAGTTTCGGTGGAAGTGGCGTACAACCCCTGGGTGGGAGCGGCACTTATCGGTTCGGCAGCGGTGGGGCCGTCACCGTACAAGCCGGAGCCGAATTGGTACTAAACACTGACATCTCGTTCGAAGGATTGTTTTACTTGTTTGGCGACCTCGACATTGGAGCGAATACCCTGACCATGAGTGGCCTGTTTTCCAGTGCCGGAAATCTGAAAGGCGGGGCGTCTTCAAACCTGATATTGGCAGGGTCGGGCGGCGGAATCGGGACGATTGTCTTCGATCCGGGAAGTGCGCAGTTAAACAACCTGACAATGGATCGCACTTCGTTCGGATTTGCTTTTTTGGGCAATGACCTGACGGTACACCAGTTGAACATGCTGAATGGTTACCTGCTGCTCGGTTCTTACAACCTGACGGTGGAAGCGGGCGGCACCATCACCGGAGGTAGCAACGATAGTTATGTCTACAGCATCGACCAGCCTTCCGAAGCGGGAGTCGGATTTTTCCAGGCTACCCCCGCCGTGGGGGTAGAAACGCTTTTCCCCATCGGCTCGGGAGGATACTATACTCCCTTGGCCATTACAAACGACGGCACGCTGAATGAATTTAAAGTGCGCTCGTTTTCAGGAATTTATGAGCAGGGAACCAGTGGTGCCCTGGTTAGTTGGTACAATAATGCTATCCGCTATACATGGCAGGTCGAACCTACGGCGGGCAACACCGGCTCGGGTGCCGACATTGCGCTGAAACTCTTCTGGTATCCCGATGCGCAGGGAGGTGAGATGGACCTGGCATCGGCCGGCATGGGGCGCTACTCGGCTGCGATCTCGCTCGATTGGGAAAACCTTCCCACCGCAACGCAGAACTTGGCTTCTGCGCCTTACTGGATCTCTACCTCCGGGTTGACGACGTTTTCGAAGTTTTCGATAGGAGGTGATTTGACGCCGCTGCCGATCACCCTGCGCGATTTCCGGGGACACGTCGAAGGGCATACGGCGCACTTAATGTGGCAGACCGCTACAGAAATTAATAACGCGGGATTTTACATCGAACGGTCGTACGATGGCGTCGAGTACCGGCGCATCGGTTTTGTCGCCGGTGCTGGTAATGCTAACGCACCGCAAACCTACCGCTTTGCCGATCCGGCCTGTTACCAGGCTGCGTACTACCGGTTGGAGCAGGTCGACTTCGACGGGAGTGCCGAGCGCTACGCGCCGATCTTTCTGGCACCGATCTTTGCCGAAACTTTAAAGGCACAACTTTATCCGAATCCTGGACGCGGTGCGGCCTTCACGATTCAGTACGAATGTGCGCAGCCTTCACCGCTGGAACTGCGGATTCACGATGCGCAGGGTCGTCCACAGGGAATCTATCAGTATACAGAACCGCAACCCGCTGGCGAGTGGCGGATCGAAACGGGTGATTTAGCACCTGGTGTGTATTTCGTTCAGTTGCGAGATAAGCATACGGTCTGGCAGACCCGGTATATCAAACTGTAG
- a CDS encoding gamma-glutamylcyclotransferase — MLRLPMDAANYLFVYGTLMRGFDNPNAQLLHKTGRYVSAAWMPGRLFRVEWYPGALYEPTCDGKVHGEVYALEEPLALFAQLDVYEGIGDTFPQPWEYVRTQVPVQREAVADNPILAWTYLYNHPVERLTPLPSGDFRLPI, encoded by the coding sequence ATGCTTCGCCTGCCTATGGACGCTGCCAACTACCTTTTTGTATACGGTACCCTCATGCGCGGATTCGATAATCCCAACGCACAACTACTGCACAAGACCGGGCGTTACGTAAGCGCTGCCTGGATGCCGGGGCGGTTGTTTCGGGTGGAGTGGTATCCGGGTGCCCTATACGAGCCGACGTGCGACGGCAAGGTGCACGGTGAGGTCTATGCATTGGAAGAGCCGCTGGCCTTGTTTGCCCAACTGGATGTGTACGAAGGAATTGGCGATACGTTTCCCCAACCCTGGGAATACGTACGGACACAGGTGCCTGTCCAGCGTGAGGCAGTTGCCGATAACCCGATTCTGGCCTGGACGTACTTATATAATCATCCGGTCGAGCGGCTTACGCCTCTGCCTTCCGGCGATTTTCGCCTTCCGATTTGA
- a CDS encoding glycerophosphodiester phosphodiesterase gives MKSFSLSLALLLMACSSPAPLDVQGHRGCRGLYPENSIPAFMHALELGVTTLEMDAVITKDRQVILSHEPFMSPEICRNAAGAPTDEDEARARFNIYQMTYDEVRAFDCGSKPHPRFPDQQKIPVIKPRLADVIDRVEQWRVVNGKPAVFYNIETKSTPEGDEKFHPAPEAFVKLLVGVLEEKRILDRSILQSFDVRTLQVAHQLYPDLRLALLVENEASPEAQLETLGFVPAIYSPHFELVDTTLVSFCHTRSMQLIPWTVNEADEIRRMKRLGVDGIISDYPDRVLAK, from the coding sequence ATGAAATCTTTTTCTCTCTCGTTAGCGCTATTGCTGATGGCTTGTTCTTCGCCTGCGCCCTTGGATGTGCAGGGGCACCGCGGCTGCCGGGGCCTCTACCCCGAAAATTCGATTCCGGCGTTTATGCACGCGTTGGAACTGGGGGTAACTACCCTGGAGATGGACGCGGTGATTACCAAAGACCGACAAGTGATTCTGTCGCACGAGCCGTTCATGTCGCCCGAAATTTGCCGAAATGCCGCAGGTGCACCAACAGACGAAGACGAAGCCCGGGCGCGGTTCAACATCTACCAGATGACGTACGACGAAGTGCGGGCGTTCGATTGCGGTAGCAAACCCCATCCCCGGTTTCCCGATCAACAAAAAATACCGGTCATCAAACCTCGTCTTGCCGATGTGATCGACCGCGTGGAACAGTGGCGGGTAGTCAACGGAAAACCCGCCGTCTTCTACAACATCGAAACCAAATCGACGCCGGAAGGCGACGAAAAATTTCATCCTGCTCCCGAAGCGTTTGTGAAACTCCTGGTCGGCGTGTTGGAAGAAAAGCGCATTCTGGACCGGAGCATCCTGCAGTCGTTCGACGTGCGTACGCTGCAAGTGGCTCATCAACTCTATCCGGACCTGCGGCTGGCGTTGCTGGTCGAAAATGAAGCAAGCCCTGAAGCACAACTGGAAACCCTAGGCTTTGTGCCTGCCATCTACAGTCCCCATTTCGAATTGGTGGACACCACGTTGGTTTCGTTTTGTCATACCCGTTCGATGCAACTGATTCCCTGGACCGTCAACGAGGCGGACGAGATCCGACGCATGAAGCGTTTGGGCGTAGACGGCATCATCTCGGATTATCCAGACCGGGTGCTGGCCAAATAA
- the hemH gene encoding ferrochelatase: protein MDHSTSPQPHTGVLLVNLGTPDSPSVGDVRRYLREFLMDGRVIDIPFLSRFFLVNCIIAPFRAPKSAKVYQEVWTDAGSPLKVYSEELKRLLQTALGDGYRVSLGMRYQNPSLEKALEELHDQGFRRLIIVPLFPQYASATTGSVKEKVMALISQWQLIPELTFVDQFYEHPLFVEAFTALGKRYLEAEPFDHVLFSYHGLPERQIRKGDPHNHCLRDGCCDSVGPHNRLCYRAQCFQTSRLLAQALGLSDDQWTVCFQSRLGRDPWIQPYTEDVVKQLVAQGKKRVLAYSPAFVADCLETTIEIGEEYKEVFMETGGERWQLVESLNVDPRWVATLQTMIQERSRAEHVSDEVPHTASLS, encoded by the coding sequence ATGGATCATTCTACTTCACCACAACCGCATACGGGTGTATTACTTGTGAACCTGGGCACGCCGGACAGCCCTTCTGTCGGCGATGTGCGGCGGTATCTCCGCGAGTTTCTGATGGACGGACGGGTGATCGACATTCCTTTTCTTTCCCGTTTCTTTCTGGTGAATTGCATCATTGCGCCGTTCCGCGCGCCGAAATCGGCAAAGGTGTATCAGGAAGTCTGGACCGACGCAGGTTCGCCCCTAAAAGTTTATAGCGAAGAGCTCAAGCGGCTGTTGCAAACGGCTCTGGGCGACGGCTACCGCGTTAGCCTCGGCATGCGCTACCAGAATCCCAGCCTCGAAAAGGCGCTGGAAGAATTACACGACCAGGGGTTCCGTCGGTTGATCATCGTGCCGCTGTTCCCGCAGTATGCTTCCGCCACGACCGGATCGGTCAAAGAAAAAGTGATGGCCCTGATTAGCCAATGGCAATTGATTCCTGAACTGACTTTTGTCGATCAGTTTTACGAACATCCCCTGTTTGTCGAAGCCTTTACGGCGCTGGGGAAACGTTACCTGGAGGCTGAACCGTTCGACCACGTGTTGTTCTCGTACCACGGATTACCCGAGCGGCAAATCCGGAAGGGCGATCCTCACAATCACTGCCTCCGCGACGGCTGTTGCGATTCGGTCGGGCCGCATAACCGCCTCTGCTACCGGGCGCAATGTTTCCAGACCAGCCGGTTGCTGGCGCAGGCGCTTGGCCTTTCCGACGATCAGTGGACCGTCTGCTTTCAGTCACGCCTGGGGCGCGATCCCTGGATTCAGCCCTATACTGAAGATGTGGTCAAACAACTGGTGGCGCAAGGCAAGAAACGTGTGCTGGCCTACTCCCCCGCCTTTGTGGCCGACTGCCTGGAAACCACGATCGAAATTGGGGAAGAGTACAAAGAAGTGTTTATGGAGACGGGCGGCGAACGCTGGCAACTGGTAGAAAGCCTGAATGTCGATCCGCGTTGGGTCGCCACGCTGCAAACGATGATTCAGGAGCGTTCACGCGCAGAGCACGTCTCGGATGAAGTGCCGCATACCGCTTCGCTTTCTTAA
- a CDS encoding lipopolysaccharide biosynthesis protein, translating into MLRNIIGTFATKVITAGLNFIIVLLTTHYLGAEGRGEISLLVANITLIVLICNVVGGPSLVYMASRHQPFQLALPSLLWALLTPLWTGAGLVLADQVPAGLEMHLMLLAGIEGVYSVSMMLILGWNLIRTHNLIMLGRGFVLFVVLLSLFYVQQPQVMHYIWALYAGSGMVLLVSSVVVFPYFKEISFRSFKSTFRAVVRTGATAQFSNILQFFNYRISYYFLNYFADTRSVGIYSAGVMLSESIWLVTRSVASVQYAEGVNTDDAQKAVQVAFRLARLCFLASLVLLFPLLLLPDSVLTWIFGRDFGDVGGVIRSLAIGTLSVSVSTVLCTYFSGQGRFYVNNWVAGIGFIALLPACFLLIPRWHVLGAGWANSLAYLASLVYVWITFRRETGFRITHLLPTAADWRLVRAFLRRS; encoded by the coding sequence ATGCTGCGAAACATCATCGGGACGTTTGCCACCAAAGTCATCACGGCGGGCCTCAATTTCATCATTGTCCTCCTGACGACCCACTACCTGGGGGCAGAAGGGCGTGGCGAAATCAGTTTGCTGGTGGCCAACATCACGCTGATCGTGTTGATCTGCAACGTAGTCGGGGGCCCATCGCTGGTATACATGGCTTCGCGCCATCAGCCGTTTCAACTGGCATTGCCGTCGTTGCTGTGGGCGCTGCTGACGCCCCTCTGGACCGGGGCTGGCCTGGTGCTGGCCGATCAGGTACCGGCCGGCCTGGAAATGCATCTGATGCTGTTGGCAGGCATCGAAGGGGTTTATTCGGTCAGCATGATGCTGATTCTCGGCTGGAACCTGATCCGGACCCACAACCTGATTATGCTGGGGCGGGGCTTTGTGCTCTTCGTAGTGCTTCTGTCGCTTTTTTACGTGCAGCAACCGCAGGTCATGCATTACATCTGGGCGCTTTATGCCGGCTCGGGTATGGTGTTGCTGGTCAGCAGCGTGGTCGTGTTTCCTTATTTTAAGGAAATTTCCTTCCGGTCGTTCAAGAGTACGTTCCGGGCGGTGGTACGGACGGGGGCAACCGCCCAGTTTTCCAACATTCTCCAGTTCTTCAATTACCGCATCAGTTACTACTTCCTGAATTATTTTGCCGATACCCGTTCCGTCGGCATCTATTCGGCGGGGGTGATGCTCTCCGAATCCATCTGGCTGGTTACCCGGAGCGTTGCCTCGGTTCAATACGCCGAAGGCGTCAATACCGACGATGCCCAGAAGGCCGTACAGGTAGCATTCCGACTGGCGCGACTGTGTTTTCTGGCTTCGCTGGTGCTGCTGTTCCCACTGCTGCTGCTGCCCGATTCAGTGTTGACCTGGATTTTCGGGCGCGACTTCGGCGACGTGGGGGGCGTCATCCGTAGTCTGGCGATTGGCACCCTTTCTGTCAGCGTCTCTACGGTACTTTGCACCTACTTTTCCGGTCAGGGACGGTTTTACGTTAACAACTGGGTGGCGGGTATCGGGTTTATTGCGCTACTACCGGCCTGTTTTCTGCTCATTCCACGCTGGCACGTACTGGGGGCGGGCTGGGCCAACAGCTTGGCCTATCTGGCTTCACTGGTGTATGTCTGGATCACCTTTCGACGAGAGACCGGCTTTCGCATCACGCACCTGCTCCCCACCGCCGCCGATTGGCGTCTGGTACGCGCATTTCTCCGTCGATCGTAA
- a CDS encoding exonuclease domain-containing protein, producing MRFIALDFETANYRRDSICEIGLSRVEEGRVVETRSWRIRPEPNYFNWQNIQVHGITARDVEQSPTFAALWPELVPYFQDTYLVAHNASFDISVLRHGLMQYEIPFPTFHYACSVQIARRTWKGLTSYGLGSLSQWLGIDLNHHAAGSDARASALIALRAFEKHGIDDFQQLPAHLGLRLGRVFPGGYTATGKAAAPPKRLPVAPARAIAGPERSAVEKPDHPFFSKTIVFTGRFLSMPRARAQHAVEEIGGVCSNQVTTETHFLVIGQKEFVAMKEGQMSAKLREAQRLRHYGSSIEFVSESHFLELIR from the coding sequence ATGCGTTTTATAGCCCTTGACTTCGAGACGGCAAACTACCGCCGGGACAGCATTTGTGAGATTGGCCTTTCGAGGGTAGAAGAGGGGCGAGTGGTAGAAACCCGTTCGTGGCGCATACGGCCTGAGCCCAACTATTTCAACTGGCAGAACATCCAGGTCCACGGCATCACGGCCCGCGATGTCGAACAAAGCCCCACCTTTGCCGCCTTGTGGCCGGAGCTGGTGCCTTACTTTCAGGACACGTATCTGGTCGCCCACAATGCCTCGTTCGACATCAGCGTATTGCGCCATGGGCTCATGCAATACGAAATTCCGTTTCCTACCTTTCATTATGCGTGCAGTGTGCAGATCGCCCGCCGTACCTGGAAGGGCCTCACGTCCTACGGGCTGGGTTCCCTGTCGCAATGGTTGGGCATTGACCTGAATCACCACGCCGCCGGTTCCGATGCGCGTGCTTCGGCGCTCATCGCGTTGCGTGCGTTCGAAAAGCACGGAATTGACGATTTTCAACAGCTACCCGCCCACCTCGGCCTGCGCTTGGGGCGCGTATTTCCCGGCGGCTACACCGCCACCGGAAAAGCCGCCGCTCCGCCGAAGCGCCTGCCCGTCGCACCGGCACGGGCAATCGCCGGCCCGGAAAGGTCTGCTGTGGAAAAGCCCGATCACCCTTTTTTCAGCAAAACGATCGTATTTACCGGGCGTTTTCTCTCCATGCCACGGGCACGCGCGCAGCATGCCGTCGAGGAAATTGGGGGCGTTTGCAGCAACCAGGTCACGACCGAAACGCATTTTCTGGTAATTGGGCAGAAGGAGTTTGTCGCCATGAAAGAGGGACAAATGAGTGCCAAATTGCGGGAAGCACAGCGCCTGCGCCATTACGGCAGCAGCATTGAGTTCGTCTCGGAAAGTCACTTTTTGGAGTTGATCCGGTAA